In Flavobacterium gelatinilyticum, a genomic segment contains:
- a CDS encoding phage head morphogenesis protein has product MFDFAIKENDVPEEMKKALQDNAFLFGSLKTNAQLFEASKLLLNDDGKLKPFSEVTKQFSDLNVNYNQNYLEAEYEFAVASSQAAAQWANLGDRYNLQYRTAKDERVRLSHQALADITLPKEDPFWMSFFPPNGWRCRCTAVEVLKGKYEQSDSEKAIEAGDKATTQEGKDGKNKLEIFRFNPGAQKVVFPPAHPYGKVKGSKTVKENINESR; this is encoded by the coding sequence GTGTTTGATTTTGCGATTAAAGAAAACGATGTTCCGGAAGAAATGAAAAAGGCGCTCCAGGACAACGCTTTTTTATTTGGATCACTAAAGACCAACGCACAGCTTTTTGAAGCTTCAAAATTACTGCTAAATGATGATGGAAAACTCAAACCGTTTTCTGAAGTAACAAAGCAGTTTTCGGATCTCAATGTAAACTACAATCAGAATTACCTGGAAGCGGAATACGAGTTTGCTGTCGCAAGTTCTCAGGCTGCAGCGCAATGGGCAAATTTAGGAGACAGATATAATTTACAATACAGAACCGCAAAAGACGAACGTGTGCGCTTATCACATCAGGCGCTTGCAGATATTACACTGCCGAAAGAAGATCCTTTCTGGATGTCTTTTTTCCCGCCAAACGGATGGCGCTGTCGATGCACAGCGGTAGAGGTTCTAAAAGGGAAGTATGAACAGAGCGATTCGGAAAAAGCAATTGAAGCCGGTGACAAAGCCACGACACAGGAAGGAAAAGACGGTAAAAACAAACTGGAAATATTCAGGTTTAATCCCGGAGCGCAAAAAGTGGTTTTCCCGCCTGCGCATCCATACGGAAAAGTAAAAGGATCTAAAACAGTAAAAGAAAATATAAATGAGTCCAGATGA
- a CDS encoding phage portal protein family protein has protein sequence MIISMGITTFFREAWGRKVETTQDLGAKTPNQGSTHIQNIVPKTISQTRQDIKNYVDAQNAAQVEENPKFYPIQNLYDNILRDLHLQSQVNNRMLKSLSRAFSIKNADGTTNEELTTLLQNKGFVFQINQSILGTIYRRHSLGEFSYKIVNKELVLTFDTIARQNVDPRSGYLYYDYTDDKKIKYREQAEYGSWLIEFGEKNTTLGLLDGCVPMVLFKRFANSCHSELCEIYGIPPRVMKTNTQDPVMVARAKKMMQDMGTAAYFIIDDSESFDFAKGVTTDGEVYTTLKTHCNNEISMGVSGTVVGQDTKNGSNGKEKTSIGILEDLVDSDLSLIEQCWRDTVIPALQVLGVLPAGVMYKYDATEDLAQLWKMVTEAAAFLEIDPKWIEQKFGIKVLGTKKTDSETKLSLNLSESFFV, from the coding sequence ATGATTATTAGTATGGGAATTACAACTTTTTTTAGAGAAGCGTGGGGACGCAAAGTGGAGACAACGCAGGATTTAGGCGCTAAAACCCCAAATCAGGGAAGTACGCATATTCAAAATATTGTACCAAAAACAATCTCGCAGACACGTCAGGATATTAAGAACTATGTCGATGCGCAGAACGCAGCGCAGGTTGAGGAAAACCCTAAATTCTATCCTATACAGAATCTGTACGACAATATTCTGCGTGACCTGCATTTACAGTCTCAGGTAAATAACAGAATGCTTAAATCATTAAGCCGCGCTTTCAGTATCAAAAACGCCGATGGAACAACCAATGAGGAACTGACTACTTTACTTCAGAATAAAGGTTTCGTTTTTCAGATAAATCAATCGATTTTAGGAACTATTTACCGTAGACACTCACTGGGTGAGTTTTCATATAAAATAGTGAACAAGGAGCTTGTTTTAACATTCGATACTATCGCACGTCAGAATGTTGACCCGCGATCCGGTTATCTGTACTACGATTACACAGATGATAAAAAAATAAAATATAGAGAACAGGCAGAGTATGGTTCCTGGCTTATTGAGTTCGGCGAAAAAAATACAACTCTTGGTCTGCTTGACGGATGTGTGCCGATGGTATTGTTTAAACGTTTTGCAAACAGCTGTCATTCTGAATTATGCGAGATTTACGGAATTCCGCCCCGTGTTATGAAAACAAACACGCAGGATCCTGTCATGGTTGCGCGTGCAAAGAAAATGATGCAGGATATGGGAACGGCTGCTTACTTCATCATTGATGATTCCGAATCCTTCGACTTTGCAAAAGGTGTCACGACAGACGGTGAAGTGTACACAACTTTAAAGACCCATTGCAACAATGAAATATCAATGGGTGTCTCCGGAACCGTAGTTGGTCAGGACACAAAAAACGGATCCAATGGAAAAGAAAAGACCTCAATTGGAATTTTAGAAGATCTGGTAGACAGTGATCTTTCATTAATTGAACAATGCTGGCGTGATACGGTTATTCCTGCGCTTCAGGTTTTGGGTGTTCTGCCTGCAGGCGTTATGTACAAATACGATGCAACTGAAGATTTAGCGCAATTGTGGAAAATGGTTACTGAAGCGGCAGCGTTTTTGGAAATAGATCCAAAGTGGATTGAGCAAAAGTTCGGGATCAAAGTTTTAGGAACTAAGAAGACAGACTCAGAAACAAAACTGTCCCTTAATTTGTCCGAGAGTTTTTTCGTATAG
- a CDS encoding phage protein Gp36 family protein, whose protein sequence is MFIEKEDLGSTIYDYQIDQITEGDEGKVDQAINAAVEEAKSYLTPNINNKKWLDGRHLYDVENIFNKTGTDRHTLIVRQCATMAKWYLAELCNADFIYEKAKERYDRAVTWFTKVAKGEINVSTLPLLPRDEDTAGEKQPFEMGSRAKFNHDY, encoded by the coding sequence ATGTTTATAGAGAAAGAAGATTTAGGAAGTACTATTTACGATTATCAAATCGATCAGATAACCGAAGGTGATGAAGGGAAAGTGGACCAGGCAATTAATGCAGCGGTCGAAGAGGCAAAAAGCTACCTCACGCCCAATATTAACAATAAAAAGTGGCTGGACGGCCGTCACCTGTACGATGTAGAGAACATCTTTAATAAAACCGGAACTGACCGCCATACTCTGATTGTCCGACAGTGTGCCACAATGGCCAAATGGTATCTGGCGGAGTTATGCAATGCTGATTTCATATACGAAAAGGCAAAAGAAAGATATGATCGTGCCGTGACCTGGTTTACCAAGGTAGCCAAAGGTGAAATAAACGTTTCAACGCTCCCGCTTCTGCCTCGTGATGAAGATACAGCGGGAGAAAAACAGCCTTTCGAAATGGGATCGAGAGCGAAATTTAATCATGATTATTAG
- a CDS encoding helix-turn-helix domain-containing protein, giving the protein MGTRKQVEKDLAKVLFVNDNVSQKEIAERLKVTEKTVSKWVKEGGWEKLKVSLLVTKDNQLTALYNQLAAVTDEIKTRPIVRDIPNFMLKPVKLKDSSGDEKLEYPKFDPEDYPILIGNFPNSKDTDMISKLTTAIKRLETETNIGETISVAKNLILFVRSIDSKFANQLTTYCDAFIKQKLTDGTK; this is encoded by the coding sequence ATGGGAACTCGAAAACAGGTAGAAAAAGACCTCGCAAAAGTGCTTTTTGTGAACGATAATGTTTCGCAGAAAGAAATTGCCGAGCGTTTGAAAGTGACTGAAAAAACAGTCAGTAAATGGGTTAAGGAAGGAGGCTGGGAAAAACTCAAAGTCTCACTGTTAGTCACAAAAGACAATCAACTCACAGCACTTTATAATCAGTTAGCAGCAGTTACGGACGAAATTAAAACACGCCCCATTGTTCGGGACATTCCAAACTTTATGCTCAAACCAGTCAAACTAAAAGACAGTTCAGGAGATGAAAAGCTGGAATACCCAAAGTTTGATCCGGAAGATTACCCGATTTTGATCGGAAACTTCCCAAACTCGAAAGACACCGACATGATCTCAAAGCTTACAACGGCAATTAAACGCCTGGAAACAGAAACAAATATCGGTGAGACCATTTCTGTCGCAAAAAATCTGATCCTCTTTGTAAGAAGTATTGATTCCAAGTTCGCAAACCAGCTGACCACATACTGCGATGCTTTTATCAAACAAAAGTTGACCGATGGCACTAAGTAG
- a CDS encoding HK97 family phage prohead protease: MSKKPIKPFVFNDETIENTYGFSILTAGIDLTRFSKNPVMLSDHWNSNWNVIGKWFDVKKDATILQGMPDFDTEDSDTALIAGKVERGYINACSMGIIFDRENLSVVGGKVILTKCELVEVSIVPVPSNANAVRLMHSDGKVMDEKEIQELSLSVIPGIKNPEINLNQDNMKKIVLSIATLMALGYKDQPADGLDMSEVDSKVLGLSRQVAELTTENDSLKLAAKTAKEKQEAEARLRIGSKVDLAITTGQIKADQKEKMITLGITSEEALDTVIGSIPQKRTFNIGINTPTETGGTEVKTMDEFEKLSHEQKLSFKESQPEAYKKLFNQ; this comes from the coding sequence ATGTCAAAAAAGCCAATTAAACCTTTTGTATTTAATGATGAAACAATAGAAAATACCTACGGCTTTTCAATTCTGACAGCCGGAATTGATTTAACACGATTTAGCAAAAATCCTGTAATGCTTTCCGATCATTGGAATTCGAATTGGAATGTCATTGGAAAATGGTTTGATGTTAAGAAAGACGCAACCATTTTACAGGGTATGCCTGATTTTGACACTGAAGACAGCGACACGGCACTTATTGCCGGAAAGGTAGAACGCGGATATATCAACGCTTGTTCGATGGGGATCATCTTTGACCGAGAAAACCTTTCTGTTGTCGGCGGTAAAGTGATCTTAACCAAATGTGAACTGGTGGAGGTTTCAATCGTGCCGGTTCCATCGAACGCCAATGCTGTGCGCCTTATGCATTCTGACGGTAAAGTCATGGACGAAAAGGAAATTCAGGAACTCTCTCTCTCTGTTATTCCCGGTATCAAAAATCCCGAAATAAATCTAAATCAAGACAATATGAAAAAAATCGTTTTAAGCATTGCAACGCTTATGGCTTTGGGTTACAAAGATCAGCCGGCAGATGGTCTGGACATGAGCGAAGTTGACTCTAAAGTTTTAGGGCTTTCAAGACAAGTTGCAGAACTAACTACAGAAAACGACTCCTTAAAACTTGCTGCAAAAACAGCTAAGGAAAAGCAGGAAGCGGAAGCCAGACTTCGAATAGGTTCAAAAGTGGATCTGGCCATTACTACCGGACAGATTAAAGCGGATCAAAAAGAGAAAATGATCACGCTGGGAATTACTTCTGAGGAAGCACTTGACACCGTAATAGGATCAATTCCTCAAAAAAGGACTTTCAATATTGGTATCAACACACCAACAGAAACCGGAGGCACTGAGGTTAAGACAATGGATGAGTTTGAAAAACTTTCTCACGAACAAAAACTAAGCTTCAAAGAATCTCAGCCTGAGGCTTACAAAAAACTTTTTAATCAATAA
- a CDS encoding cell wall anchor protein, protein MELFIYPTLAAFFSALITYIFSKRKNLAEDRAAELDNAVNAVKYYRELLDDMASRLTKATDTINEMEKKLRELMDVNQHLVEELQKFKQLNGKS, encoded by the coding sequence ATGGAACTATTTATATACCCAACTTTAGCGGCTTTTTTCTCAGCGCTGATAACCTACATCTTTTCAAAGCGCAAAAACCTTGCTGAAGACAGAGCGGCCGAATTAGACAATGCAGTAAATGCGGTTAAGTACTACCGAGAATTACTTGATGATATGGCCAGCCGGCTTACCAAAGCTACTGACACTATCAACGAAATGGAAAAAAAGCTTCGTGAACTTATGGACGTAAACCAGCACCTGGTTGAAGAACTTCAAAAATTCAAACAACTAAACGGTAAAAGCTGA
- a CDS encoding CHAP domain-containing protein, with product MRLSEKILQIAITQLGVQEAPKNSNAGPEVEKYLKSVGLGKGYSWCMAFVYWCAVEASKQTALPNTLFKTGGVLAMWNNRPLLRVKTPQPGDIMILDYGKGLGHTGIVEKVAGTKVHTIEGNTNDEGSREGYEVCRRVRELSKIKGFIRP from the coding sequence ATGAGATTATCCGAAAAAATATTACAGATCGCCATAACTCAGTTAGGCGTTCAGGAAGCACCAAAGAACAGCAATGCTGGTCCTGAGGTTGAAAAGTACTTAAAGTCTGTAGGACTTGGAAAAGGTTACAGCTGGTGCATGGCTTTTGTTTATTGGTGTGCTGTTGAGGCCTCCAAACAAACGGCATTGCCAAACACACTTTTTAAAACAGGCGGTGTCCTGGCAATGTGGAATAACAGACCGCTTTTAAGAGTAAAGACACCCCAGCCGGGCGATATTATGATTCTTGATTATGGTAAAGGTTTAGGCCATACCGGAATTGTGGAGAAAGTCGCAGGCACAAAGGTTCATACCATCGAAGGCAATACAAACGATGAAGGAAGCCGGGAAGGCTACGAAGTTTGTCGAAGAGTTAGAGAATTATCAAAAATTAAAGGCTTTATAAGACCATGA
- a CDS encoding DUF2586 family protein, translated as MGKPGVNISFENGNIGTVTTSPDGICVIVSSAVANGSFALSKAFTVYSLEEAESLGILPTVAGNYELHKTIKEFYAEAGTGTELWIYGAAKTKTLDELITASKEVLTVSNRRIRFVVVKYAPSVAETETTAGIRQGFPATLLAAQTIAEEFTAQKTQPVVFIIEAYNFTGVVSDLIGFSQTTYNRVAVLIGDTEKRTGATASKGAAVGVLAGRIARNQVHVNVGRVRDGALNPLEFFIVDLPAEQANIDAIYDKGFITLTTHVGKSGFFFVDDMLACELEDDYHFLARRRAIDKAYVLANQALTNFILDTVPITGEGKIQAPYAKALEAEVVRVIAQEMSAKGELSVDVTVANDTGVECTIDVTNNIAQDSTIKGRIRVRPHGYARFLEFSIGFNTGQ; from the coding sequence ATGGGAAAACCAGGTGTAAACATATCATTTGAAAACGGCAATATTGGAACAGTCACCACAAGTCCTGACGGTATTTGTGTCATTGTTTCCTCTGCCGTTGCAAATGGAAGCTTCGCGCTGAGCAAAGCTTTTACTGTCTACTCACTCGAAGAGGCAGAAAGTTTGGGAATCCTCCCAACTGTGGCAGGGAATTATGAACTGCACAAAACAATTAAAGAGTTTTACGCAGAAGCCGGAACAGGGACAGAACTTTGGATTTACGGCGCTGCAAAAACAAAAACGCTTGATGAACTCATCACAGCAAGTAAAGAGGTTCTAACGGTATCAAACAGACGAATTCGATTCGTTGTTGTCAAATATGCACCTTCAGTTGCCGAAACTGAAACCACAGCCGGAATCAGGCAGGGATTCCCTGCCACGCTTTTAGCTGCACAGACAATAGCTGAAGAATTTACAGCTCAGAAAACACAGCCGGTTGTATTTATCATTGAGGCGTACAATTTCACAGGTGTAGTTTCAGATCTGATCGGCTTTTCACAGACAACTTACAACAGGGTTGCAGTTCTGATCGGAGATACAGAGAAAAGAACAGGCGCCACGGCATCGAAAGGTGCAGCAGTTGGTGTACTGGCCGGAAGGATTGCAAGAAATCAAGTTCATGTAAATGTCGGTCGTGTTCGAGACGGCGCCTTAAACCCGCTTGAATTTTTCATTGTGGATCTGCCGGCAGAACAGGCGAACATCGATGCGATTTACGACAAAGGTTTTATCACACTTACCACGCATGTAGGTAAGAGCGGTTTTTTCTTCGTGGATGATATGCTGGCCTGTGAACTCGAAGACGATTACCACTTTCTAGCCCGTAGACGTGCTATTGATAAGGCTTACGTTTTAGCAAACCAAGCTTTAACAAACTTTATCCTGGACACAGTTCCAATTACAGGCGAAGGTAAAATTCAGGCTCCTTACGCAAAAGCTTTGGAAGCTGAAGTAGTGAGAGTAATTGCACAGGAAATGAGCGCGAAAGGTGAACTTTCAGTTGATGTAACTGTGGCAAATGATACAGGTGTTGAATGCACAATCGATGTTACTAACAACATCGCCCAGGATTCAACAATCAAAGGAAGAATCAGAGTGCGCCCGCATGGGTACGCAAGATTCTTAGAATTTTCAATCGGTTTTAATACAGGTCAATAA
- a CDS encoding phage tail tape measure protein gives MSNTLSYMIQINSNVDRASSAFTKFSTKVQKEIDKLQKKLDSITMESFINNLETAAQGIKAFNAPGMELSTSMYDLQAMTGVTGQKLKEIEGYARKAGKTFGVSAADGAEAFKLILGQLTPEIAKVPAALDKMGNTVSVTSKLMGGDQVAATELLTTAMNQYQVSLDDPIQASKTMAEMMNVMAAAAGEGSAELPQIKQALENTGMAAKMANVSFEETNAAIQILDKAGKKGSEGGVALRNVLIKLGQGKYIPKAYKEELQKLGVDTTKLADKNSTLVERLTALKPAMKDSALLSAWLGEGADGATKALLAQIPELETLTGKIKDTNTAYEQAAIIMESPEEKNKRLQAQIDDFKISVFNATEGWLGYANVVGETASSMADLAPVFKGLGTVFSTLTSATKLQALWTTIVSKATAVWTGVQAAFNFVMAMNPIVWIVIGIMALIAVIAVVVSKTEGWGKAWKHTIQGAKLLFMAYIQAVKANFNLMVNGFMIGINKIQIAWYKFKNAVGLGNKADNDAQIAQLNNQVETRKKSIRAEYKKANDLTKQAGQEFKAAFNSVKWKKKPKEEEGISTPGIPGADLGGGQSGQGSEDMKKSNEAVATGGTKHNYITITIDQLIGLKADSVSGGKDAARQSGDGVADELLRVLAMAGSAAG, from the coding sequence ATGAGCAACACTTTAAGTTACATGATCCAGATCAACAGCAATGTTGATCGTGCAAGCTCTGCTTTTACAAAGTTCTCTACGAAGGTTCAAAAAGAGATAGACAAATTACAAAAGAAACTAGATTCTATCACGATGGAATCTTTTATCAATAATCTTGAAACTGCCGCTCAGGGTATCAAAGCTTTTAATGCGCCGGGCATGGAACTCAGTACGAGTATGTATGATTTGCAGGCTATGACAGGCGTGACAGGTCAAAAGCTTAAAGAGATTGAAGGGTATGCCCGAAAAGCAGGTAAAACCTTTGGGGTTTCTGCGGCAGATGGTGCAGAAGCATTCAAACTGATCTTAGGACAGTTAACTCCCGAAATTGCAAAAGTTCCTGCTGCACTTGATAAAATGGGAAATACTGTGTCAGTTACCAGTAAACTGATGGGCGGTGACCAGGTAGCGGCAACAGAACTGCTGACAACTGCAATGAATCAGTATCAGGTATCTCTGGATGATCCGATACAAGCCAGTAAAACAATGGCAGAAATGATGAATGTCATGGCCGCAGCTGCAGGTGAAGGATCCGCAGAGTTACCCCAGATCAAACAGGCTCTTGAAAATACCGGAATGGCGGCAAAGATGGCTAATGTTTCTTTTGAAGAGACAAACGCCGCAATTCAGATCCTGGACAAAGCAGGTAAAAAAGGAAGCGAGGGCGGAGTTGCCCTGCGTAACGTTCTTATTAAACTGGGCCAGGGAAAATATATTCCGAAAGCCTATAAAGAAGAATTGCAGAAATTAGGAGTTGACACCACAAAGCTTGCGGATAAAAATTCAACACTCGTTGAGAGATTAACAGCTTTAAAGCCTGCAATGAAAGATTCGGCGCTTTTATCTGCGTGGCTTGGTGAAGGGGCTGACGGTGCCACAAAAGCACTGCTGGCACAAATTCCAGAGTTAGAAACTTTAACCGGAAAGATTAAAGATACTAACACCGCGTATGAACAGGCGGCAATCATCATGGAAAGCCCGGAGGAAAAAAACAAACGCCTTCAGGCGCAGATTGATGATTTTAAGATTTCTGTTTTCAATGCTACAGAAGGCTGGCTCGGTTATGCAAATGTGGTGGGCGAAACTGCCAGCAGTATGGCAGATTTAGCACCCGTTTTCAAAGGTTTAGGCACCGTATTTTCAACACTCACAAGCGCAACAAAGCTTCAGGCACTTTGGACAACAATTGTTTCAAAAGCTACAGCAGTATGGACAGGAGTTCAGGCGGCATTCAATTTCGTGATGGCCATGAACCCAATTGTATGGATTGTTATTGGAATCATGGCACTTATTGCTGTAATCGCGGTTGTCGTTTCAAAAACTGAAGGCTGGGGCAAAGCGTGGAAGCATACCATACAAGGAGCAAAACTGCTCTTTATGGCATATATACAGGCAGTAAAGGCAAATTTCAACCTCATGGTAAATGGCTTTATGATTGGAATTAATAAAATACAAATTGCCTGGTATAAGTTTAAAAATGCGGTCGGACTTGGAAACAAAGCAGACAATGACGCTCAGATCGCGCAGCTTAATAATCAGGTTGAAACTCGTAAAAAGTCAATCCGGGCTGAGTATAAAAAGGCAAATGATCTGACTAAACAGGCTGGTCAGGAATTTAAAGCGGCTTTTAATTCTGTAAAATGGAAAAAGAAGCCGAAAGAAGAGGAAGGAATCTCGACTCCGGGTATTCCAGGAGCAGACTTAGGAGGCGGTCAGAGCGGTCAAGGCAGTGAAGACATGAAAAAGAGTAATGAAGCTGTGGCCACGGGAGGAACAAAACACAATTATATAACCATAACTATAGATCAATTAATCGGTCTGAAGGCTGACAGTGTAAGCGGAGGAAAAGACGCCGCCAGACAGTCAGGTGACGGTGTAGCCGATGAACTGCTCAGAGTTTTAGCAATGGCGGGAAGCGCCGCCGGATAA